The DNA region AGATTACACCACATGCATCGGGGGTAGGGGGCGGCTCCCAAAGAGCGGCATATTGCACACCTGGCGTTCCCCTGGGGCAAGTCCTCGTCTTTTCCTTTCCGGGGGCCGCCGAGTGTTGCCCTGAGCGCGGCATACGCAATCGTCATGAAGGAAAAGCCCGTGGTGCCGGCCAGAATGGCGATAGCCGATGCGGACAGGATGAGAAGCCAGCCCACCGTCTGATGTCGGCTTTCCAGGAACGCCAGACCTGCCCCCAGGAGCACCACCCGCGCGGTTTCCTCGAATCGGTGCACGCCGTGATGGAACCAGGTAGCAGGCGAAGCGGCACTTCCGCGCCGGATCAGCCGCCATAACTGGGCGACCACCGCCAAGCGGAAGGACGCGATGGCTCCCACGGACAGGGCAAGGGCCGCCCAGACCGGCGACCTCCAACCCAGGACGTAGCCGACAACACAAATAGCGCCTAGGGTGAACTGGTGGAGACGCACACCACCCCACGGCCTGAGAGAAGAACCAGTCATGTCCATCCCCTTCCTGCCTTCTATACGGCGGCGGTGGAGGCCGGAGTCATGGGCCCGGTCTGGCTGGACCTTGTCGGACCGGCGGCGGGGGTGTCCTCGCAGGCCGCGGATCGGCCGAACGGCTTGGACCACGGGAACCCGTTGGGTTATGTCGCGGCGGTTGGCCTCCGCCAGAAGGGCTGCCGGCGGGATCCCCCGGGCATCCGTGCTGACAGGGTGTTTGCTCCGCGGGTTCCGTCGATGTGTTCGCTTCGACGCCAGCCAGCCTTTCTCTTAGCCGCCTGTTTTCTTCTTCGAGTTTTTCGCCCTGGGCCTTGGAAGCCAGGTTGGAGTCATGCTCCCACCAATCGATTCCCATTTCCTTGGCCTTGTCCACGGAGGCGATCAGCAGGCGAATCTGGATCGTGAGAAGTTCGATGTCAACGAGTTTGATCTTGATGTCCCCGGCAATGACGACCCCTTTGTCGAGGACGCGTTCGAGGACATCCGCGAGCGTGGCGCTCTCGACCGCATGCGGCATGACTCGCGCCTCGGAGATCACTACGGCCTCCTTTCACAAGAGCCTGCCCAGGGGACCGAGGTCGATGTTCAGGTCGGCGTCTGCCAGGCCGAAGTGTTTCTTGAGTTTTTCCACCTGTTCCGACAGGCGCAGGAAGGTGCTGCCGAGCCGCTCGATTTCCTCGTCGGTCAGCGACCCGGCCTCGATGCGTCGTATCGCCTGGCGTTCCAGCAGTTCGCGGAGCAACTCGACGAGCGTGAGGACGAGTTTGCCCAGGCCATTCTCGACGTCATGTTCTTTGAGGGTGATGCGCGGGGGACTCACGGATCGGTCCGGCGCCATGACCTGCGCGAAGTCGCCCAGGGCCTGCGACTCCATTTTCGGCATTTCGTGAGCGATCACGTTTTACGCTCCCTCTAGCCGACACCGAGGCGTACCCCGGGGACCCGACCCCTGATTGGCGGTTTCCACGGACGTCAACACGAGTTGGAGGCCCAGGTAGATCAAGTCAATGTCCGCCACCGAAATCACCACCTCCCCCACGACGACAACCCCCTTGTTGAGGACACGGTCCAAGGTCTCGCACAAGGAAACGTGCTGCTCATCGCGGAGGGCCGGCTGCCCGGATGCTGCGGTCGTGCTCATCTCACAACATCCGCTCGTAGATGCTTCGGGCCTGGTGAAACTCACCGGCCTTTTCATAG from Planctomycetota bacterium includes:
- a CDS encoding gas vesicle protein, producing the protein MPHAVESATLADVLERVLDKGVVIAGDIKIKLVDIELLTIQIRLLIASVDKAKEMGIDWWEHDSNLASKAQGEKLEEENRRLRERLAGVEANTSTEPAEQTPCQHGCPGDPAGSPSGGGQPPRHNPTGSRGPSRSADPRPARTPPPPVRQGPARPGP
- a CDS encoding gas vesicle protein K translates to MAPDRSVSPPRITLKEHDVENGLGKLVLTLVELLRELLERQAIRRIEAGSLTDEEIERLGSTFLRLSEQVEKLKKHFGLADADLNIDLGPLGRLL
- a CDS encoding gas vesicle protein — encoded protein: MSTTAASGQPALRDEQHVSLCETLDRVLNKGVVVVGEVVISVADIDLIYLGLQLVLTSVETANQGSGPRGTPRCRLEGA